A part of Escherichia marmotae genomic DNA contains:
- the nudK gene encoding GDP-mannose pyrophosphatase NudK — MTQQITLIKDKILSDNYFTLHNITYDLTRKDGEVIRHKREVYDRGNGATILLYNAKKKTVVLIRQFRVATWVNGNESGQLIETCAGLLDNDEPEVCIRKEAIEETGYEVGEVRKLFELYMSPGGVTELIHFFIAEYSDSQRANAGGGVEDEDIEVLELPFSQALEMIKTGEIRDGKTVLLLNYLQASHLMD, encoded by the coding sequence ATGACGCAACAAATCACCCTCATCAAAGACAAAATTCTCTCCGATAACTATTTCACCCTGCACAACATTACTTATGATCTTACGCGCAAAGATGGCGAAGTGATCCGCCATAAACGTGAGGTTTATGATCGCGGTAATGGCGCGACGATCCTTCTGTACAACGCGAAGAAAAAGACCGTGGTGCTGATTCGTCAGTTCCGCGTTGCCACCTGGGTTAATGGCAATGAAAGTGGGCAGTTGATTGAAACCTGTGCTGGACTGCTGGATAACGATGAACCGGAAGTCTGTATTCGCAAAGAAGCGATTGAAGAGACGGGTTATGAAGTTGGCGAAGTACGCAAATTATTTGAACTGTATATGTCGCCTGGCGGTGTAACCGAGTTAATCCACTTTTTTATCGCGGAATACAGTGACAGTCAGCGCGCTAACGCGGGTGGCGGCGTAGAAGATGAAGATATTGAAGTGCTCGAGCTGCCGTTCAGCCAGGCGCTGGAGATGATCAAAACTGGCGAGATACGTGACGGTAAGACGGTGTTATTGCTTAACTATTTGCAAGCGTCACATTTAATGGACTGA
- the aegA gene encoding formate-dependent uric acid utilization protein AegA: MNRFIMANSQQCLGCHACEIACVMAHNDEQHVLSQHHFHPRITVIKHQQQRSAVTCHHCEDAPCARSCPNGAISHVDDSIQVNQQKCIGCKSCVVACPFGTMQIVLTPVAAGKVKATAHKCDLCAGRENGPACVENCPADALQLVTDSTLSGMAKSRRLRTARQEHQPWHASTTAQEMPVMSKVEQMQATPARGEPDKLAIEARKTGFDEIYLPFRADQAQREASRCLKCGEHSVCEWTCPLHNHIPQWIELVKAGNIDAAVELSHQTNTLPEITGRVCPQDRLCEGACTIRDEHGAVTIGNIERYISDQALAKGWRPDLSHVTKVDKRVAIIGAGPAGLACADVLTRNGVEVTVYDRHPEIGGLLTFGIPSFKLDKSLLARRREIFSAMGIHFELNCEVGKDVSLDALLEQYDAVFVGVGTYRSMKAGLPNEDAPGVYDALPFLIANTKQVMGLEELPEEPFINTAGLNVVVLGGGDTAMDCVRTALRHGASNVTCAYRRDEANMPGSKKEVKNAREEGANFEFNVQPVALELNEQGHVCGIRFLRTRLGEADAQGRRRPVPVEGSEFVMPADAVIMAFGFNPHGMPWLESHGVNVDKWGRIVADVESQYRYQTTNPKIFAGGDAVRGADLVVTAMAEGRHAAQGIIDWLGVKSVKSH, from the coding sequence ATGAATCGTTTTATTATGGCCAACAGTCAGCAATGTCTGGGTTGTCATGCTTGTGAAATCGCCTGTGTCATGGCTCACAATGATGAACAACATGTCTTGAGCCAACACCATTTTCACCCCCGAATTACGGTTATTAAACATCAGCAACAGCGTAGTGCGGTAACCTGCCATCACTGCGAAGATGCGCCCTGTGCCCGTAGCTGCCCCAATGGCGCGATCAGCCATGTTGATGACAGTATTCAGGTCAATCAACAAAAGTGCATTGGCTGTAAATCCTGCGTGGTGGCCTGTCCGTTTGGCACCATGCAAATCGTCCTGACCCCCGTCGCTGCGGGTAAAGTGAAAGCTACAGCGCATAAATGCGACCTGTGCGCAGGGCGAGAAAACGGCCCCGCCTGTGTCGAAAACTGCCCGGCGGATGCGTTGCAACTGGTCACCGACTCCACATTATCCGGCATGGCGAAATCCCGCCGCTTACGCACCGCTCGTCAGGAACATCAACCCTGGCATGCCAGTACAACGGCACAAGAAATGCCGGTGATGAGTAAAGTTGAGCAAATGCAGGCAACGCCCGCGCGCGGCGAGCCGGATAAACTGGCAATTGAAGCGCGTAAAACTGGCTTTGATGAGATTTATCTACCGTTTCGTGCCGATCAGGCGCAGCGAGAAGCCTCGCGCTGCCTGAAGTGCGGTGAACACAGCGTCTGTGAATGGACTTGCCCGCTGCATAACCATATTCCACAGTGGATTGAACTGGTGAAAGCCGGAAACATCGACGCAGCGGTCGAGCTTTCTCACCAGACCAACACCCTGCCAGAAATTACCGGGCGTGTCTGCCCGCAAGACCGCCTGTGTGAAGGTGCCTGCACCATTCGCGATGAACACGGCGCGGTAACCATCGGCAACATTGAACGCTACATTTCGGATCAGGCGCTGGCGAAAGGCTGGCGGCCTGACTTAAGCCACGTCACCAAAGTCGACAAGCGGGTGGCGATTATCGGCGCGGGGCCGGCGGGGCTGGCTTGTGCGGATGTCCTGACGCGTAACGGTGTTGAGGTGACGGTGTACGATCGCCATCCGGAAATCGGCGGCCTGCTCACCTTTGGCATTCCTTCTTTTAAACTGGATAAATCTCTGCTGGCGCGTCGTCGGGAAATCTTCAGCGCGATGGGAATTCACTTCGAACTCAATTGTGAAGTGGGCAAAGATGTCTCTTTGGATGCGTTGCTGGAACAGTATGATGCGGTCTTCGTTGGCGTAGGTACTTACCGTTCCATGAAAGCGGGCTTACCCAATGAAGATGCGCCGGGCGTTTATGACGCTCTGCCGTTCCTCATTGCTAACACCAAACAGGTGATGGGGCTTGAAGAATTACCGGAAGAGCCGTTTATCAATACCGCCGGACTAAATGTCGTGGTACTGGGCGGTGGCGACACCGCAATGGACTGTGTGCGCACCGCGTTGCGTCACGGCGCGAGTAACGTCACCTGTGCCTATCGTCGTGACGAAGCTAACATGCCTGGCTCGAAAAAAGAGGTGAAAAACGCCCGCGAAGAGGGAGCGAACTTCGAATTTAACGTCCAGCCGGTGGCGCTTGAGCTGAATGAACAAGGTCACGTTTGCGGAATTCGTTTCCTGCGCACGCGTCTTGGTGAAGCGGATGCACAAGGACGTCGACGTCCGGTGCCGGTTGAAGGCAGTGAATTTGTCATGCCAGCCGACGCGGTGATTATGGCGTTTGGTTTTAACCCGCACGGGATGCCGTGGCTGGAGTCGCACGGTGTCAATGTGGATAAATGGGGCCGTATTGTGGCGGACGTTGAAAGCCAGTACCGTTACCAGACGACGAACCCGAAAATCTTCGCCGGTGGCGACGCCGTGCGTGGTGCGGATCTGGTGGTTACCGCAATGGCGGAAGGGCGTCATGCGGCGCAGGGAATTATTGACTGGCTGGGGGTAAAATCAGTCAAATCTCACTAA
- the narQ gene encoding nitrate/nitrite two-component system sensor histidine kinase NarQ — protein MIVKRPVSASLARAFFYIVLLSILSTGIALLTLASSLRDAEAINIAGSLRMQSYRLGYDLQRGSPQLNAHRQLFQQALHSPVLTNLNVWYVPEAVKTRYAHLNANWLEMNNRLINGDLPWYQANINSYVNQIDLFVLALQHYAERKMLLVVAISLAGGIGIFTLVFFTLRRIRHQVVAPLNHLVTASQRIEHGQFDSPPLDTSLPNELGLLAKTFNQMSSELHKLYRSLEASVEEKTRDLHEAKRRLEVLYQCSQALNTSQIDVHCFRHILQIVRDNEAADYLELNVGENWRISEGKPNPELPMQILPVTMQETVYGELHWQNSNVSASEPLLNSVSSMLGRGLYFNQAQKHFQQLLLMEERATIARELHDSLAQVLSYLRIQLTLLKRSIPEDNATAQSIMADFSQALNDAYRQLRELLTTFRLTLQQADLPSALREMLDALQNQTSARLTLDCRLPTLALDAQMQVHLLQIIREAVLNAMKHANASEIAVSCVTAPDGNHTVYIRDNGIGIGEPKEPEGHYGLNIMRERAERLGGTLTFSQPSGGGTLVSISFRSAEGEESQLI, from the coding sequence GTGATTGTCAAACGACCCGTCTCGGCCAGTCTGGCCCGGGCCTTTTTTTACATTGTGCTGCTGTCGATCCTTTCCACTGGTATTGCTCTGCTAACTTTGGCGAGCAGTTTGCGCGATGCCGAAGCGATCAATATTGCCGGATCGCTACGTATGCAAAGTTATCGTTTGGGTTACGATCTGCAACGCGGCAGCCCGCAGCTCAATGCGCATCGCCAACTGTTCCAGCAGGCACTGCATTCACCGGTATTAACCAATCTCAACGTCTGGTATGTGCCAGAAGCGGTAAAAACTCGCTATGCGCATTTAAATGCCAACTGGCTGGAGATGAATAACCGGCTCATTAACGGCGATTTGCCGTGGTATCAGGCTAATATCAATAGTTATGTCAATCAGATAGACCTGTTCGTGCTGGCTTTGCAGCACTACGCTGAACGCAAAATGCTGCTGGTGGTGGCGATTTCTCTGGCTGGCGGCATCGGTATTTTCACGCTGGTCTTTTTTACTCTGCGCCGCATACGCCATCAGGTGGTTGCTCCGCTGAATCATCTGGTGACCGCCAGTCAGCGTATTGAACACGGGCAGTTCGACTCACCGCCACTGGATACCAGCCTGCCGAATGAACTGGGGCTGCTTGCAAAAACCTTTAACCAGATGTCGAGCGAGCTGCATAAGTTGTACCGCTCGCTGGAGGCGTCAGTAGAAGAAAAAACCCGCGATCTCCACGAAGCGAAGCGCCGTCTGGAAGTGCTGTACCAATGCTCGCAGGCGCTAAATACCAGCCAGATTGATGTACATTGTTTCCGTCATATTTTGCAGATTGTTCGCGACAATGAAGCGGCTGATTACCTGGAGCTTAACGTTGGTGAAAACTGGCGGATTAGCGAAGGAAAGCCAAACCCTGAACTGCCGATGCAAATTTTGCCGGTGACCATGCAAGAGACAGTGTATGGCGAACTACACTGGCAAAATAGTAACGTGTCAGCGTCAGAACCGCTGCTTAACAGCGTTTCGTCGATGCTGGGCCGTGGTTTGTACTTTAATCAGGCGCAGAAGCATTTTCAGCAGTTGCTGTTGATGGAAGAACGCGCAACCATCGCCCGCGAGTTGCACGACTCGCTGGCACAGGTGCTTTCTTACTTACGTATCCAGTTGACATTACTGAAGCGTTCGATACCGGAAGATAACGCCACCGCACAAAGTATCATGGCCGATTTTTCCCAAGCGTTGAATGATGCTTATCGGCAGTTGCGCGAACTGTTGACCACTTTCCGTCTGACACTCCAGCAGGCGGATCTCCCCTCTGCGCTGCGTGAAATGCTGGATGCGTTGCAAAACCAAACCAGTGCCAGACTGACGCTCGACTGCCGTCTGCCAACCCTGGCGCTGGATGCACAAATGCAAGTGCATTTGTTGCAAATTATTCGCGAGGCGGTGCTGAATGCGATGAAGCACGCCAACGCCAGCGAAATTGCCGTCAGTTGCGTCACCGCGCCGGACGGCAATCACACGGTCTATATCCGTGATAACGGTATCGGCATCGGTGAACCGAAAGAACCCGAAGGTCATTATGGTCTGAATATCATGCGCGAGCGTGCAGAACGGCTGGGTGGTACGCTGACTTTTTCGCAACCTTCTGGCGGTGGCACGTTAGTGAGTATTAGCTTTCGCTCTGCGGAGGGTGAGGAAAGCCAGCTTATTTGA
- a CDS encoding DUF1176 domain-containing protein, translated as MRYRIFLLMFIALLPTSLAWAAPAQRTFSDWQVTCNNQNFCVARNTGDHNGLVMTLSRSAGAHTDAVLRIERGGLKSPDALEEEIAPRLLLDGKPLALIGDKWRISPWLLVTDDTATITAFLKRVQDGKAITLRDGEQTISLSGLKAALIFIDAQQKRVGSETAWIKKGDEPPLSVPPAPALKEVAVVNPTPTPLSLEERNDLLDYGNWRMKGLRCSLDPLRREVSVTALTDDKALMMIGCEAGAYNTIDLAWIVSRKKPLASRPVRLRLPFNNGQETNELELMNATFDEKSRELVTLAKGRGLSDCGIQTRWRFDGQRFRLVRYAAEPTCDNWHGPDAWPTLWITR; from the coding sequence ATGCGCTATCGCATTTTCCTTCTCATGTTTATCGCTTTGTTGCCGACGTCTTTAGCGTGGGCAGCACCAGCGCAACGGACGTTTTCCGACTGGCAGGTCACTTGTAATAATCAAAATTTCTGCGTAGCGCGCAACACAGGCGATCACAATGGGTTGGTGATGACTCTTAGCCGCAGTGCCGGGGCGCATACCGACGCCGTTTTACGTATTGAGCGCGGTGGTTTGAAATCACCGGATGCGTTGGAAGAGGAGATAGCGCCACGACTACTATTAGATGGCAAGCCGCTGGCATTAATAGGAGATAAGTGGCGAATTTCGCCGTGGTTATTAGTGACCGATGATACGGCGACCATCACCGCGTTTTTAAAGAGGGTTCAGGATGGGAAGGCAATCACCTTACGTGACGGCGAGCAGACCATTTCTTTGAGCGGTTTAAAAGCGGCGTTGATATTTATTGATGCCCAACAAAAGCGCGTTGGTAGTGAAACCGCGTGGATCAAGAAAGGGGATGAGCCGCCGCTTAGCGTGCCACCTGCGCCGGCACTGAAAGAGGTCGCAGTAGTTAATCCAACGCCAACGCCACTCTCACTTGAAGAACGTAACGATTTGCTGGATTACGGTAACTGGCGGATGAAGGGGCTGCGTTGTTCGCTTGACCCGTTGCGTCGTGAAGTGAGCGTCACGGCGCTGACCGACGACAAGGCATTAATGATGATTGGCTGTGAGGCTGGTGCGTATAACACCATTGATCTGGCGTGGATCGTTTCGCGTAAAAAACCGCTGGCATCGCGCCCGGTAAGGTTGCGCTTACCGTTCAACAACGGTCAGGAGACGAATGAACTGGAGTTGATGAACGCGACATTTGATGAAAAGTCGCGTGAACTGGTGACGTTAGCGAAAGGGCGTGGGTTAAGCGATTGTGGTATCCAGACTCGCTGGCGTTTTGACGGCCAGCGCTTTCGTCTGGTGCGTTACGCCGCAGAGCCAACTTGCGATAACTGGCATGGACCAGACGCCTGGCCCACGTTGTGGATCACCCGTTAA
- the maeB gene encoding NADP-dependent oxaloacetate-decarboxylating malate dehydrogenase, protein MDDQLKQSALDFHEFPVPGKIQVSPTKPLATQRDLALAYSPGVAAPCLEIEKDPLKAYKYTARGNLVAVISNGTAVLGLGNIGALAGKPVMEGKGVLFKKFAGIDVFDIEVDELDPDKFIEVVAALEPTFGGINLEDIKAPECFYIEQKLRQRMNIPVFHDDQHGTAIISTAAILNGLRVVEKNISDVRMVVSGAGAAAIACMNLLVALGLQKHNIVVCDSKGVIYQGREPNMAETKAAYAVVDDGKRTLDDVIEGADIFLGCSGPKVLTQEMVKKMARAPMILALANPEPEILPPLAKEVRPDAIICTGRSDYPNQVNNVLCFPFIFRGALDVGATAINEEMKLAAVRAIAELAHAEQSEVVASAYGDQDLSFGPEYIIPKPFDPRLIVKIAPAVAKAAMESGVATRPIADFDAYIDKLTEFVYKTNLFMKPIFSQARKAPKRVVLPEGEEARVLHATQELVTLGLAKPILIGRPNVIEMRIQKLGLQIKAGVDFEIVNNESDPRFKEYWSEYFQIMKRRGVTQEQAQRALISNPTVIGAIMVQRGEADAMICGTVGEYHEHFSVVKNVFGYRDGVHTAGAMNALLLPSGNTFIADTYVNNEPDAEELAEITLMAAETVRRFGIEPRVALLSHSNFGSSDCPSSSKMRKALELVRERAPELMIDGEMHGDAALVEAIRNDRMPDSPLKGSANILVMPNMEAARISYNLLRVSSSEGVTVGPVMMGVAKPVHVLTPIASVRRIVNMVALAVVEAQTQPL, encoded by the coding sequence ATGGATGACCAGTTAAAACAAAGTGCACTTGATTTCCATGAATTTCCAGTCCCAGGGAAAATCCAGGTTTCTCCGACCAAACCTCTGGCAACGCAGCGTGATCTGGCGCTGGCCTATTCGCCTGGCGTCGCCGCGCCTTGTCTTGAAATCGAAAAAGATCCGTTAAAAGCCTACAAATATACAGCGCGCGGTAACCTGGTGGCGGTGATCTCTAACGGTACGGCAGTGCTGGGGCTCGGTAACATTGGAGCACTGGCAGGCAAACCGGTAATGGAAGGCAAGGGCGTTCTGTTTAAGAAATTCGCCGGGATAGATGTGTTTGACATCGAAGTTGATGAGCTGGACCCGGATAAATTTATTGAAGTGGTCGCCGCACTCGAACCGACGTTCGGTGGTATCAACCTTGAAGACATTAAAGCGCCAGAATGTTTCTACATTGAGCAGAAACTGCGCCAGCGAATGAACATTCCGGTATTCCATGACGACCAGCACGGTACGGCAATCATCAGCACCGCCGCCATCCTCAACGGCTTGCGCGTGGTGGAGAAAAATATCTCCGACGTAAGGATGGTGGTTTCTGGCGCAGGTGCAGCGGCAATCGCCTGTATGAACCTGCTGGTGGCGCTGGGTCTGCAAAAACACAACATCGTAGTTTGCGACTCAAAAGGCGTTATCTATCAGGGGCGCGAGCCGAACATGGCGGAAACCAAAGCGGCATATGCAGTTGTGGATGACGGCAAACGTACCCTCGACGATGTGATTGAAGGCGCGGATATTTTTCTCGGCTGTTCCGGCCCGAAAGTGCTGACCCAGGAGATGGTGAAGAAAATGGCTCGCGCGCCGATGATTCTGGCGCTGGCGAACCCGGAACCGGAAATTCTGCCGCCGCTGGCGAAAGAAGTGCGTCCGGACGCCATCATCTGTACCGGTCGTTCCGACTATCCGAACCAGGTCAACAACGTGCTTTGCTTCCCGTTCATCTTCCGTGGCGCGCTGGACGTTGGCGCAACGGCCATCAACGAAGAGATGAAACTGGCAGCGGTACGCGCAATTGCTGAACTGGCTCATGCGGAACAGAGCGAAGTGGTTGCTTCTGCCTATGGCGATCAGGATCTGAGCTTTGGCCCGGAATACATTATTCCTAAACCGTTCGATCCACGTCTGATCGTCAAGATCGCGCCAGCGGTGGCAAAAGCGGCAATGGAGTCCGGTGTGGCGACGCGCCCGATTGCCGACTTTGACGCCTACATCGACAAGTTGACCGAGTTCGTTTACAAAACCAACCTGTTTATGAAGCCGATTTTCTCCCAGGCTCGCAAAGCGCCGAAGCGCGTTGTCCTGCCTGAAGGGGAAGAGGCGCGCGTTCTGCACGCGACTCAGGAACTGGTAACGCTGGGACTGGCAAAACCAATTCTTATTGGTCGTCCAAATGTGATCGAAATGCGCATTCAGAAACTGGGTTTGCAGATCAAAGCGGGCGTTGATTTTGAGATCGTCAATAACGAATCCGATCCGCGCTTTAAAGAGTACTGGAGCGAATACTTCCAGATCATGAAGCGTCGTGGTGTAACTCAGGAACAGGCGCAGCGTGCTCTGATCAGCAACCCGACTGTGATCGGCGCGATCATGGTTCAGCGTGGCGAAGCCGATGCAATGATCTGCGGTACGGTGGGCGAATATCACGAACACTTCAGCGTGGTGAAAAATGTGTTTGGCTATCGCGATGGTGTTCACACCGCTGGCGCAATGAACGCGCTGCTGCTGCCGAGTGGTAACACCTTTATTGCTGATACTTACGTCAATAATGAGCCAGATGCAGAAGAGCTGGCGGAGATCACCTTGATGGCGGCAGAAACGGTCCGTCGTTTCGGTATTGAGCCGCGCGTTGCTCTGCTGTCGCATTCCAACTTCGGCTCTTCTGACTGCCCGTCGTCAAGCAAGATGCGTAAAGCGCTGGAGCTGGTGAGAGAACGTGCTCCTGAACTGATGATTGATGGTGAGATGCATGGTGACGCGGCGCTGGTAGAAGCGATTCGCAACGACCGTATGCCGGACAGCCCTTTGAAAGGTTCCGCCAATATTCTGGTGATGCCGAACATGGAAGCCGCCCGCATTAGTTACAACTTGTTGCGCGTTTCCAGCTCGGAAGGTGTGACGGTCGGCCCGGTGATGATGGGCGTGGCAAAACCGGTTCACGTATTAACGCCAATCGCGTCAGTGCGTCGTATCGTTAACATGGTGGCGCTGGCCGTGGTTGAAGCGCAAACTCAACCGCTGTAA
- the tkt gene encoding transketolase has product MSRKDLANAIRALSMDAVQKANSGHPGAPMGMADIAEVLWNDFLKHNPTDPTWYDRDRFILSNGHASMLLYSLLHLTGYDLPLEELKNFRQLHSKTPGHPEIGYTPGVETTTGPLGQGLANAVGLAIAERTLAAQFNQPDHEIVDHFTYVFMGDGCLMEGISHEVCSLAGTLGLGKLIGFYDHNGISIDGETEGWFTDDTAKRFEAYHWHVVHEIDGHDPQAVKEAILEAQSVKDKPSLIICRTVIGFGSPNKAGKEEAHGAPLGEEEVALARQKLGWHHPPFEIPKEIYHAWDAREKGEKAQQSWNEKFAAYKKAHPQLAEEFTRRMSGGLPKDWEKTTQKYINELQANPAKIATRKASQNTLNAYGPMLPELLGGSADLAPSNLTIWKGSVSLKEDPAGNYIHYGVREFGMTAIANGIAHHGGFVPYTATFLMFVEYARNAARMAALMKARQIMVYTHDSIGLGEDGPTHQAVEQLASLRLTPNFSTWRPCDQVEAAVGWKLAVERHNGPTALILSRQNLAQVERTPEQVKEIARGGYVLKDSGGKPDIILIATGSEMEITLQAAEKLAGEGRNVRVVSLPSTDIFDAQDEEYRESVLPSNVSARVAVEAGIADYWYKYVGLKGAIVGMTGYGESAPADKLFPFFGFTAENIVAKAHKVLGVKGV; this is encoded by the coding sequence ATGTCCCGAAAAGACCTTGCCAATGCGATTCGCGCGCTCAGTATGGATGCGGTGCAAAAAGCCAATTCTGGTCATCCCGGCGCGCCGATGGGCATGGCCGATATTGCCGAAGTGCTGTGGAACGATTTTCTTAAACATAACCCCACCGACCCGACCTGGTATGATCGCGACCGCTTTATTCTCTCTAACGGTCACGCATCGATGCTGCTCTACAGTTTGCTGCATCTGACCGGTTATGACCTGCCGCTGGAAGAGCTGAAGAACTTCCGTCAGCTACATTCAAAAACACCAGGTCACCCGGAGATTGGCTATACGCCGGGCGTAGAAACCACCACGGGGCCGCTGGGTCAGGGGCTGGCGAACGCAGTCGGACTGGCGATAGCAGAACGCACGCTGGCGGCGCAGTTTAACCAGCCGGATCATGAGATTGTCGATCACTTCACTTATGTGTTTATGGGTGATGGTTGCCTGATGGAAGGTATCTCCCATGAGGTCTGTTCACTGGCGGGAACGCTGGGACTCGGTAAGCTGATTGGTTTTTACGATCACAACGGGATTTCGATTGATGGTGAAACTGAAGGCTGGTTTACCGACGATACGGCAAAACGCTTTGAAGCCTATCACTGGCATGTTGTCCACGAAATCGACGGTCACGATCCGCAAGCGGTGAAGGAAGCTATTCTCGAAGCACAAAGCGTGAAAGATAAGCCGTCGCTGATTATCTGCCGCACGGTGATTGGCTTTGGCTCGCCTAATAAAGCGGGTAAAGAAGAGGCGCACGGCGCCCCACTGGGTGAAGAAGAAGTGGCGCTGGCACGGCAAAAACTGGGCTGGCATCATCCACCCTTTGAGATCCCCAAAGAGATTTACCACGCCTGGGATGCCCGCGAAAAAGGCGAAAAAGCGCAGCAGAGCTGGAATGAGAAGTTTGCCGCGTATAAAAAAGCCCATCCACAACTGGCAGAAGAGTTTACCCGCCGGATGAGTGGCGGTTTGCCGAAAGACTGGGAGAAAACGACTCAGAAATATATCAATGAGTTGCAGGCGAATCCGGCGAAAATCGCGACCCGCAAAGCCTCGCAAAATACGCTTAACGCTTACGGCCCAATGCTGCCGGAGCTGCTTGGTGGTTCAGCGGATCTGGCTCCCAGCAACCTCACCATCTGGAAAGGTTCTGTGTCGCTGAAGGAAGATCCAGCAGGGAATTATATTCACTACGGGGTGCGTGAATTTGGTATGACCGCTATCGCCAACGGCATCGCGCACCACGGTGGATTTGTACCGTATACCGCAACGTTCCTGATGTTTGTTGAATATGCCCGCAACGCCGCGCGTATGGCGGCACTGATGAAAGCGCGGCAAATTATGGTTTATACCCATGACTCGATTGGTCTGGGGGAAGATGGCCCGACGCACCAGGCGGTTGAGCAACTGGCCAGTTTGCGCTTAACGCCGAATTTCAGCACCTGGCGACCGTGCGATCAGGTAGAAGCGGCGGTGGGCTGGAAACTGGCAGTTGAGCGCCATAACGGACCGACGGCGCTGATCCTCTCCAGACAAAATCTGGCCCAGGTGGAACGCACTCCGGAGCAGGTGAAAGAGATTGCTCGTGGCGGTTATGTGTTGAAAGACAGCGGCGGCAAGCCGGATATTATCTTGATTGCTACCGGTTCAGAGATGGAGATTACCCTGCAAGCGGCAGAGAAACTGGCGGGCGAAGGACGCAATGTGCGCGTGGTTTCCTTACCCTCGACGGATATTTTTGACGCCCAGGATGAGGAATATCGTGAGTCGGTGCTGCCCTCAAACGTTTCTGCCCGCGTAGCGGTAGAAGCAGGTATTGCCGATTACTGGTACAAATATGTCGGTCTGAAAGGGGCGATTGTCGGAATGACGGGTTATGGCGAATCTGCTCCGGCGGATAAACTGTTCCCGTTCTTTGGCTTTACTGCCGAGAATATTGTGGCAAAAGCGCATAAGGTGCTTGGGGTAAAAGGCGTCTGA
- the tal gene encoding transaldolase, with protein sequence MNELDGIKQFTTVVADSGDIESIRHYHPQDATTNPSLLLKAAGLSQYEHLIDDAIAWGKKNGQTQEQQVVAACDKLAVNFGTEILKIVPGRVSTEVDARLSFDKEKSIEKARHLVDLYQQQGVEKSRILIKLASTWEGIRAAEELEKEGINCNLTLLFSFAQARACAEAGVFLISPFVGRIYDWYQARKPMDPYVVEEDPGVKSVRNIYDYYKQHRYETIVMGASFRRTEQILALTGCDRLTIAPNLLKELQEKVSPVVRKLIPPSQHFPRPTPMSEAEFRWEHNQDAMAVEKLSEGIRLFAVDQRKLEDLLAAKL encoded by the coding sequence ATGAACGAGTTAGACGGCATCAAACAGTTCACCACGGTCGTGGCAGACAGTGGCGATATTGAGTCCATTCGTCACTACCATCCTCAGGATGCCACCACCAATCCTTCGCTGTTACTCAAGGCTGCCGGATTATCACAATATGAGCATTTAATAGACGATGCTATTGCCTGGGGTAAAAAAAACGGTCAAACCCAGGAACAACAAGTCGTCGCGGCCTGTGACAAACTGGCGGTCAATTTCGGTACAGAAATTCTCAAAATCGTACCCGGTCGTGTGTCGACAGAAGTTGATGCACGCCTCTCTTTTGATAAAGAAAAGAGTATTGAGAAAGCGCGCCATCTGGTGGATTTGTACCAGCAGCAGGGCGTTGAGAAGTCACGCATTCTGATCAAGTTGGCTTCGACATGGGAAGGAATTCGCGCGGCAGAAGAGCTGGAAAAAGAAGGTATTAATTGCAATCTGACGCTGCTGTTTTCCTTTGCTCAGGCACGAGCCTGCGCAGAAGCAGGCGTTTTTCTGATTTCACCGTTTGTGGGCCGTATTTATGACTGGTATCAGGCGCGCAAACCAATGGACCCATATGTGGTAGAAGAAGATCCGGGCGTCAAATCAGTACGCAATATCTACGACTACTATAAACAGCACCGTTACGAAACCATCGTGATGGGCGCAAGTTTCCGCCGTACCGAGCAAATCCTCGCTTTAACCGGTTGTGACCGTCTGACCATCGCGCCGAACTTGCTGAAAGAGTTGCAGGAAAAAGTCTCGCCGGTGGTACGTAAATTAATCCCGCCTTCTCAGCATTTCCCGCGCCCTACCCCTATGAGCGAAGCGGAATTTCGTTGGGAACACAATCAGGATGCGATGGCGGTAGAAAAACTGTCTGAAGGCATCCGCCTGTTCGCTGTCGATCAACGCAAACTGGAAGATCTTCTTGCCGCCAAACTGTAA